The following coding sequences lie in one Phalacrocorax aristotelis chromosome 2, bGulAri2.1, whole genome shotgun sequence genomic window:
- the LOC142054017 gene encoding feather keratin-like → MACYDLCRPCGPTPLANSCNEPCVRQCEDSRVVIQPPAVLVTLPGPILSSFPQSTAVGSSSSAAVGNVLGSQGVPVSSGRFGYGYGFGGLGCYGGIRGCYPC, encoded by the coding sequence ATGGCCTGCTACGACCTCTGCCGCCCCTGCGGACCCACCCCGCTGGCTAACAGCTGCaacgagccctgtgtcaggcagtgcgaGGACTCCCGCGTCGTCATCCAGCCTCCCGCCGTGCTGGTCACCCTGCCAggacccatcctcagctccttcccccagagcaCCGCCGTCGGCTCCTCCTCATCGGCTGCCGTGGGCAACGTCCTCGGCTCCCAGGGAGTGCCCGTCTCTTCCGGCCGCTTCGGCTACGGCTATGGCTTTGGAGGCCTGGGCTGCTACGGCGGCATAAGGGGCTGCTACCCCTGCTAA
- the LOC142054018 gene encoding feather keratin-like has translation MACYDLCRPCGPTPLANSCNEPCVRQCEESRVVIQPPAVLVTLPGPILSSFPQSTAVGSSSSAAVGNVLGCQGVPVSSGRFGYGYGFGGLGCYGGIRGCYPC, from the coding sequence ATGGCCTGCTACGACCTCTGCCGCCCCTGCGGACCCACCCCGCTGGCTAACAGCTGCaacgagccctgtgtcaggcagtgcgaGGAGTCCCGCGTCGTCATCCAGCCTCCCGCCGTGCTGGTCACCCTGCCAggacccatcctcagctccttcccccagagcaCCGCCGTCGGCTCCTCCTCATCAGCTGCCGTGGGCAACGTCCTCGGCTGCCAGGGAGTGCCCGTCTCTTCCGGCCGCTTCGGCTACGGCTATGGCTTTGGAGGCCTGGGCTGCTACGGCGGCATAAGGGGCTGCTACCCCTGCTAA
- the LOC142054019 gene encoding feather keratin-like — protein MACYDLCRPCGPTPLANSCNEPCVRQCEESRVVIQPPAVLVTLPGPILSSFPQSTAVGSSSSAAVGNVLGSQGVPVSSGRFGYGYGFGGLGCYGGIRGCYPC, from the coding sequence ATGGCCTGCTACGACCTCTGCCGCCCCTGCGGACCCACCCCGCTGGCTAACAGCTGCaacgagccctgtgtcaggcagtgcgaGGAGTCCCGCGTCGTCATCCAGCCTCCCGCCGTGCTGGTCACCCTGCCAggacccatcctcagctccttcccccagagcaCCGCCGTCGGCTCCTCCTCATCGGCTGCCGTGGGCAACGTCCTCGGCTCCCAGGGAGTGCCCGTCTCTTCCGGCCGCTTCGGCTACGGCTATGGCTTTGGAGGCCTGGGCTGCTACGGCGGCATAAGGGGCTGCTACCCCTGCTAA
- the LOC142054020 gene encoding feather keratin-like: MACYDLCRPCGPTPLANSCNEPCVRQCEESRVVIQPPAVLVTLPGPILSSFPQSTAVGSSSSAAVGNVLGSQGVPVSSGRFGYGYGFGGLGCYGGIRGCYPC, translated from the coding sequence ATGGCCTGCTACGACCTCTGCCGCCCCTGCGGACCCACCCCGCTGGCTAACAGCTGCaacgagccctgtgtcaggcagtgcgaGGAGTCCCGCGTCGTCATCCAGCCTCCCGCCGTGCTGGTCACCCTGCCAggacccatcctcagctccttcccccagagcaCCGCCGTCGGCTCCTCCTCATCGGCTGCCGTGGGCAACGTCCTTGGCTCCCAGGGAGTGCCCGTCTCTTCCGGCCGCTTCGGCTACGGCTATGGCTTTGGAGGCCTGGGCTGCTACGGCGGCATAAGGGGCTGCTACCCCTGCTAA
- the LOC142054021 gene encoding feather keratin-like produces MACYDLCRPCGPTPLANSCNEPCVRQCEDSHVVIQPSTVQVTLPGPILSSFPQNTAVGSSSSAAVGNVLGSQGVPVSSGRFGYGYGFGGLGCYGGIRGCYPC; encoded by the coding sequence ATGGCCTGCTACGACCTCTGCCGCCCCTGCGGACCCACCCCGCTGGCTAACAGCTGCaacgagccctgtgtcaggcagtgcgaGGACTCCCACGTCGTCATCCAGCCCTCCACCGTGCAGGTCACCCTGCCAggacccatcctcagctccttcccacagaacaCTGCTGTTGGATCCTCCTCATCGGCTGCCGTGGGCAACGTCCTCGGCTCCCAGGGAGTGCCCGTCTCTTCCGGCCGCTTCGGCTACGGCTATGGCTTTGGAGGCCTGGGCTGCTACGGCGGCATAAGGGGCTGCTACCCCTGCTAA
- the LOC142054022 gene encoding feather keratin-like has translation MACYDLCRPCGPTPLANSCNEPCVRQCEESRVVIQPSTVQVTLPGPILSSFPQNTAVGSSSSAAVGNVLGSQGVPVSSGRFGYGYGFGGLGCYGGIRGCYPC, from the coding sequence ATGGCCTGCTACGACCTCTGCCGCCCCTGCGGACCCACCCCGCTGGCTAACAGCTGCaacgagccctgtgtcaggcagtgcgaGGAGTCCCGCGTCGTCATCCAGCCCTCCACCGTGCAGGTCACCCTGCCAggacccatcctcagctccttcccacagaacaCCGCTGTCGGCTCCTCCTCATCGGCTGCCGTGGGCAACGTCCTCGGCTCCCAGGGAGTGCCCGTCTCTTCCGGCCGCTTCGGCTACGGCTATGGCTTTGGAGGCCTGGGCTGCTACGGCGGCATAAGGGGCTGCTACCCCTGCTAA
- the LOC142054024 gene encoding feather keratin-like: MACYDLCRPCGPTPLANSCNEPCVRQCEESRVVIQPPAMLVTLPGPILSSFPQSTAVGSSSSAAVGNVLGSQGVPVSSGRFGYGYGFGGLGCYGGIRGCYPC, encoded by the coding sequence ATGGCCTGCTACGACCTCTGCCGCCCCTGCGGACCCACCCCGCTGGCTAACAGCTGCaacgagccctgtgtcaggcagtgcgaGGAGTCCCGCGTCGTCATCCAGCCTCCCGCCATGCTGGTCACCCTGCCAggacccatcctcagctccttcccccagagcaCCGCCGTCGGCTCCTCCTCATCGGCTGCCGTGGGCAACGTCCTCGGCTCCCAGGGAGTGCCCGTCTCTTCCGGCCGCTTCGGCTACGGCTATGGCTTTGGAGGCCTGGGCTGCTACGGCGGCATAAGGGGCTGCTACCCCTGCTAA